One genomic region from Ochotona princeps isolate mOchPri1 chromosome 5, mOchPri1.hap1, whole genome shotgun sequence encodes:
- the LOC131480309 gene encoding DNA replication licensing factor MCM5-like yields the protein MSGKGSSAAGLTASVMRDPSSRNFIMESGAMVLTDGGVVCIDEFDKMREDDRMAIHEAMEQQTISLAKAGITTTPNSRCSILAAANSVFGCWDETKGEDNTDFMPTILSCFDMIFIVKDKHNEERDVMLAKHVITLHACALTQAQAVGEEIDLPKLKKFIAYCLTKCGPRLSAEAAQKLKNHYILMRSGARQHERDSDRRSSIPITVRQLEAILRIAEALSKMKLQPFAREADVEEALRFFQVSTLDAALSGTLSGWRTSSARRTRRC from the coding sequence CAAGGGCAGCAGCGCAGCTGGCCTGACGGCCTCGGTCATGAGGGACCCTTCGTCCCGGAACTTCATCATGGAGAGCGGAGCCATGGTCCTGACTGATGGGGGAGTTGTGTGCATTGACGAGTTTGACAAGATGCGAGAAGACGACCGCATGGCCATCCACGAGGCCATGGAGCAGCAAACCATCTCCCTCGCTAAGGCTGGGATCACCACAACCCCGAACTCCCGCTGCTCCATCCTGGCTGCCGCCAATTCCGTGTTCGGCTGCTGGGACGAGACCAAGGGGGAGGACAACACCGACTTCATGCCCACCATCTTGTCCTGTTTCGACATGATCTTCATCGTCAAGGACAAGCACAATGAGGAGAGGGATGTGATGCTGGCCAAACACGTCATCACACTGCATGCGTGTGCGCTCACGCAGGCGCAGGCCGTGGGGGAGGAGATCGACCTGCCCAAGCTGAAGAAGTTCATTGCCTACTGCCTGACGAAGTGCGGCCCACGACTGTCAGCAGAGGCTGCACAGAAGCTCAAGAACCACTACATCCTCATGCGGAGCGGGGCCCGCCAGCACGAGAGGGACAGTGACCGCCGCTCCAGCATCCCCATCACCGTGCGGCAGCTAGAAGCCATCCTGCGCATCGCTGAGGCCCTCAGCAAGATGAAGCTGCAGCCTTTCGCCAGGGAGGCCGACGTAGAGGAGGCTCTGAGGTTCTTCCAGGTATCCACATTGGATGCTGCTTTGTCCGGCACCCTGTCGGGGTGGAGGACTTCATCAGCCAGGAGGACCAGGAGATGCTGA